The Cryptococcus gattii WM276 chromosome D, complete sequence region CCCACATCCGTCATCGTCTAGTGTTTTAAGGTCATGGCTGGGAGAAGAGATATCCGGCTTGACATCCTCGTCAACCGCCCGACAGAGACATTCATCCGTAGAGTGACATAAACCGCATGCGGTTGCATGATCTTCTGCCGCAGATGGGGCGAGTGTAAGATGCTCCGGTGGATACTGCTGTTGACTAGCATGGGGTCGTTGGCAGGGACAGTCTGGATCAGGGTTTGGGCAAATAGGGCAATCCTGAAGAGTTACGTTCGCAGGTCGATTGGCGCTCCTGGGAGATAATCGATGTGCGCTTTGACGTCGAGGTATACTTGGACCTGGGACAAGGCTATCTATTGTTGACTGGTCAATGTCCATTCTGACAATGGTTTCCATTCCTCTTCCGGCTCTCAGAGCCTCAATTTCCATGCGCATGTCTCGCACGGCCTCTTTCAATGTTCTGCGTTCCATCTCCCAGACATCCTTCTCCCCATTATATTCCATGCACTTATTCTTCAATTCATTGACCTCAGCCTTAAGCCTCTCGTTGTCTGCCTTGAGAGCTCGTGCCACTTCTTGAAGACGAACGTTAGAATGGATCTCATCGGCCTCATACTGGCGTAGACGCTCTTCGAGCGTTTGGATATAGTCGGTCCGACGGGCACGGTGCGCCCGCTGAGAAAGCCGATTTTGCGACTGGCGTTTCTATTTTTTTCAAAAAAAAGGGGAATAAATCAGAGTCAATCATCTTATTCACAGTCCTTCGATAATGGGAATCACGGTGAATGTACTCACGTTGTCTGGCTCATCGATGCTTACTTTTCGACCTGGTTTTGCCCTTTCTGGGAGCACCCATTCCTTGCTTGGCTTTGCAAAAATCTTTCCAGCTGAGGATGACGTATCCTTGCCCATGATAGGGGTGGCTGATGAGGCTGTAGAGCCTGAGGCAGAAGAGTTGGCACGGGGAGCAGGTGATGGACGTGCTGCAGTAGGGACATTGGTTACAACAGATTTGACTGCGACCTTGAGTGTCGAACTCGAGCTGGTTGCAGAGTTGAGAGGAGGACGGGCCGGCTTGGGTATCATGGGGCGCGTCGACGGAGATGGGGTTGGGCGAGACTGAATACGTGATGCAGAAGGCTTGGACATGATAGTCGATTTGGTGGCGAGGGGAATTGGAGCGGGCACAGCAACGGACATGTCAAGTCTGGCGTGTGTTGAGTTTTGTAGGGAAGGGGGCGAGCGAGAAAAGCAGGGAGATGGTAGGAGCGATTTTGGGGGGTTTTAAAAGGAAAATAAAAGAGCGGGAGAGACGCTAGGGGACTGGGTGATTTTTTTGTACGAAGAGAGAGAAATGGGCGGCAGTGATTGAAAGGAGTTGCTGTCTAATCTGATAGCGGGAGATCGGCACTGCCCTCGCGCTGCTCTCTCGTCTGAGATGCTTCTAATTCGCTCGGCCGAGGGGCAAAGGTCCGTGCGTGTCCAATTATCACAGCACTTATTTATACAGCATGCCCAGGAAACACATTTCGGAACTAACCGCGTCTAAAACTTACTCCTGCCTGTAATAGGCCGAATCGAGTTTTAATTCAGTCACTATTCCGCGCGCGTATTTCTAGAAAAGGCATTAGAAATCATAAGTAACTCCCTTGTTGATCGGGACAGTCGATTAGCAAAAGCCTACGTCGGCCGAAGGAGACCAGATCGCATCAGCCCAGAGCCTCAGGGCCAAGACTAACGAGTAATAATTCAGGGTATTCTTTATCAGATACGCACTGTCCCTTTATCGCCCTGCTTTCGGCGTATTAGTAATTCTTTTTACCCACACACCACCCAATGCCCGCCCACCAACCACAAAGTCGCCACAGATTACAGTGCTGCGTATTGATAGTAGGTGGTCCTGAACAAGGGTAGTTAATACAGTCATAAACGAAGTCTAATAGCGTGATGCTGATTCCGCTAGCTGCCGGACATTGATCAAAGTTGCCCTTTGTCATAATGATAGCTGTTGAAGTAGGGAGCCAATAATGCAGTGGCTCATCATAATGCTATGCTAGATCAAAACCAATATATTGAACTATACTGCCACCGCTATCCAAATCGTCATATCGCCAGTACTCGCAACTGCTACTAATTGCCACCATTCAGTCATTATCATTCGTCATTACACGTCAGTGAAAATTACAACATAAGACATcgatcatcatcatccatccGTCAGATCTGCAAGGCTGCTTTCAGTTGAGCCAGCCTCGGCAAGTCGCGGCGCCACAGAGGCAAGGCACTCGGAGTGCTGGATCAGATTCCAGCGGAAACTTGTAATCATACAAAATCTGTGACGTGAGAGCATCAATGCTGGTCAGCCACCAAATTTGTCATTCGCATTGATATTCAGAGCTGCCACTAACCTCTTCTCCGGGATACAACGTTCGTTCAGCGTATATAACAATCTTTATTCACTTATTAGCATGCAAATTTCCTCAGCCTGTAGACATGGCGGACGTGATTCACCTTTGATTGTCCATTGACCTTAATGATTTTGGCGTTGGCCGACGGATCACATGAATGGTTGATAAGCCGGCTACATTTTCGGGGAACGAATTGAACAATAAGGAAGTTACTGTCAACTTTACGCTGCTTGATTCGCCCGAAACATTTCACTCACCTTACTGATCCTTTGAAAGTGGCATCACAAACGATATCGTTATCAATTCTGAAGAGATATGATGATCCAATCCCCTGTTTCATATATCGCTGTTCCCGTACATCCGCAACGGTGGCCCGTACTAAATCACCCACATATTCGCAAACCATCTCCCCAGCATGGATTGTCTCCATTGCATACAGTCCGTACCCTTCAATTGCTGACCTCGCGAATCTGAGCTGCTTCTTTCTGATACGTAGTTGATTGAATGCAAACAGATCGCTTTCGACTGTGTTATTAGCTGCAACTGCAGCTGTTTGTCGGTGCTGATCGCGGCCAGCAAGACGAGCTGTCCTGCCAGTAGTGATCCCTCCGACATCCTCGGAGTTGACAACAGCTCGGTTGCGCTGCGGGAGATATCTTGACTTTTGCACTTGGGGAACTTTCTTCCACCCTTCAGCTCGCCAAGCACCTGATTTGTGAAAGAGAGGGTGGTCTTCATCGACAAAGTGTTCCTCGCCGTCCGACCAAATTGGCTGGATGTTATCTTCCTGGGCGGCCAATACTCGACCAAGCCAGTACgcatcctcttcatccataAGTACACCGGAAGCCAGAAGTTTATCAACCTCAGTTTTAACGACTTTCTTTTTCTTGGATGGTTGAGTTACTGAATCTTCATCAGTTTGGATTTTCGCTATTGCACCTTCGGGTTCTTGGTCATGGCGTGTTTTCTTTGTAGCCTTTCCTCCCTTCGCTTTCATTGGCCTCTTTTTGCCTTTGGTAAGCTCAGAAATAGTCTTCGAAGGCAATGTCTCGAGCTCGACGGCTGTGCTATCCTCCTGCTTGCCTTCCCTCGTTGCGTCTTCCCCAGTGCTGGCCAATGAAACTTCTTGAatttcttcctcttgttCAGAGTCCACCCTAATCCTTTTACTCTTTGGACCTTTGGTCGCCCTAGCGGATACTACGTCTGTCCTTTTTTCAACAATGGGAGACTCCCCTTCCTTGTCGacatctccttcctcctttttgACGGAACGGACAGGCGGTCTGTCATCTTCTGAAAGTGGCGAGGTCGAGCTTTCATAGGATGGAGCCCGTTTCCTCCTCTGAGTCATAATAGATACTTGCTCACCATCGTCGTCGCTATCGGATACTGAAGATGAGTATTCCTTTCTCCTAATGGCCGCAGGCTTTCCCAACTTTTTCACAGCAGGCATTGGTCGAGTTTTTTTCGTGATAGTCAAATATCGCCAGTCGCCCTTTTTGCTTTCCCCTGCACCGCCAATCCCAAGCTCTGATGCGTCTGTTTGAGTACGGGCTCCGGAAGATGTGTGAACAACAAGCGATAAGCGATGACCTTGTACTGCTGTGGTGTCCAATACACGCTGCACTCTATATGCGGTGGTATCGTCGGCAAAGAGAATGTACCAGCCCAAATGGCTATGAATGATCTGTTTGCCATGacaaaggaaagaaaggaTTGTAAGTCATTAGGACATTGCGTTCAAGACAAGTCTTACCTCTGCCGGCTTAAAGGCCTTGAAGTGATCCCTCAGATAACTTTCATACTCTCTCACAGCAGGTAGAGACTTTGCGTCAATGAATACACATGGGTGACCGTTCTTTCTGATTGTCTCTCTGACATTTTCCATCTTGTACTCGTCCTCTTTGCTCGGACCTGTGGCAAGACGTTTCCTCTGAGGATACGGTAATTTCGTGGGACGCCTTGGTCGCTCTTCCTCACTGTCTTCAGAATAGGAAGAGTttgaggagaaggaagaaaaagaagatcGTGACGGCGTTCTCGCGCGCCCGTGGCGGGTGGATGAGTCGTCTTTCAATTGCCTGCCGCGTTCATTCGTCCAATTGtcttctctcctttcccCATGATGTTTAACGAATGGCGCGCTTGTGAAGCTTGACGCCAACTGTTGCACTGGTCTCCCGGGTACCATTTGCTGCTGCAGGATTGATCCTAAACCGGCATTGAATGGTCTACGTAGGAATGATTCATCACGGAATCGAATATTGTTGAAGACGATAGGAGGGGCTGAAGGGCGGTGATACATCTTCTGTCCCAAAGGTTTCAGCACGCCGGGTCCAATAATCGGAGGTTTAGCATATGTATCAAGCGTCTGCTTATCGATCAAAGGAGTGCTTGCATTTGAAGAATTTGGAGGTCTGGTCG contains the following coding sequences:
- a CDS encoding histone methyltransferase SET1 (Similar to TIGR gene model, INSD accession AAW43251.1); the encoded protein is MAHHGKGVSPSESPSGSLKKTPPSGPKALRSLASPSTFRKTVTGNGLLQHRGEDERISFSFPQKGKESLGRNGERPRPMSLESRLGPPVSRFNRPSSRDSLEKGKKKEGWNNKDEETNARSSSVHRINQEKIRLTSDFIESSANLHSKDNRDRDRGRYHGLEWSGDRKGSERHDHREHERGKEHQSGRERDRSFYSDCSREREGWRDERDRYGKEYSHQSSKARITLSPSPEPNGLRSSLNRHQSSVSISSSSLSSTRSSPPLQSQEKSLEYSGFQSKDDENKLPNGLLENSTSRSRVRITMPRKLGPERLARPSPPHVSLKSILRDNPSPPTAKNLPSPSPLDTFAKPSLSRVPLPDQRPPTPPLPENPPSTSPSRESSRLSQHPSPDEPSLPLPPAISISFSQKQGSSSSLSRLSSLSAALSRPNPLDKNGTSVPPSIHFREIITRHPKDSPPDNSENQLLQTSTIPPPPSETVPEPPWIRPPYIAPPCTKHRPGTGNFFVTKLREKMEDKTGKEEKRVDGMEGGKVVQVTDPRLTMTEEQRGRGRGSSKQRAAFYELSYEWDLNSVTPKPPSPPTAVLITGLGPLTTVDQITKFLRPHGRIKEIDSKVDRKTGMQLGICWVKFEGPPLGRPGSAHDVASTAVKMCDGKKISVGDERIRVVLDGRGKRAEQAVKEEMERRYPPKKSCTSPSGMNLTSLSRTAMATTTRPPNSSNASTPLIDKQTLDTYAKPPIIGPGVLKPLGQKMYHRPSAPPIVFNNIRFRDESFLRRPFNAGLGSILQQQMVPGRPVQQLASSFTSAPFVKHHGERREDNWTNERGRQLKDDSSTRHGRARTPSRSSFSSFSSNSSYSEDSEEERPRRPTKLPYPQRKRLATGPSKEDEYKMENVRETIRKNGHPCVFIDAKSLPAVREYESYLRDHFKAFKPAEIIHSHLGWYILFADDTTAYRVQRVLDTTAVQGHRLSLVVHTSSGARTQTDASELGIGGAGESKKGDWRYLTITKKTRPMPAVKKLGKPAAIRRKEYSSSVSDSDDDGEQVSIMTQRRKRAPSYESSTSPLSEDDRPPVRSVKKEEGDVDKEGESPIVEKRTDVVSARATKGPKSKRIRVDSEQEEEIQEVSLASTGEDATREGKQEDSTAVELETLPSKTISELTKGKKRPMKAKGGKATKKTRHDQEPEGAIAKIQTDEDSVTQPSKKKKVVKTEVDKLLASGVLMDEEDAYWLGRVLAAQEDNIQPIWSDGEEHFVDEDHPLFHKSGAWRAEGWKKVPQVQKSRYLPQRNRAVVNSEDVGGITTGRTARLAGRDQHRQTAAVAANNTVESDLFAFNQLRIRKKQLRFARSAIEGYGLYAMETIHAGEMVCEYVGDLVRATVADVREQRYMKQGIGSSYLFRIDNDIVCDATFKGSVSRLINHSCDPSANAKIIKVNGQSKIVIYAERTLYPGEEILYDYKFPLESDPALRVPCLCGAATCRGWLN
- a CDS encoding uncharacterized protein (Similar to TIGR gene model, XP_570559.1); the protein is MSVAVPAPIPLATKSTIMSKPSASRIQSRPTPSPSTRPMIPKPARPPLNSATSSSSTLKVAVKSVVTNVPTAARPSPAPRANSSASGSTASSATPIMGKDTSSSAGKIFAKPSKEWVLPERAKPGRKVSIDEPDNKRQSQNRLSQRAHRARRTDYIQTLEERLRQYEADEIHSNVRLQEVARALKADNERLKAEVNELKNKCMEYNGEKDVWEMERRTLKEAVRDMRMEIEALRAGRGMETIVRMDIDQSTIDSLVPGPSIPRRQSAHRLSPRSANRPANVTLQDCPICPNPDPDCPCQRPHASQQQYPPEHLTLAPSAAEDHATACGLCHSTDECLCRAVDEDVKPDISSPSHDLKTLDDDGCGLCTGGDFCACREAAMAASVRTSVSSDTKTTVATTTAISGVVAASSSSAALPLRLRTKGNGSTKASIWSLNTVSAVSREAVCTGDPSNCDACRDDSFGREFCQHLFEAAESSSSVKPCSSCPGNCTNVKTVLSPSPDVTQASSSSSNQIRTPPTPPVNQPVMVENDDTPLAPLQMVCCGNPELCGSSRGGGCTGDVIGIGGPSGALQASTPFHSVSEVDEDDGATLRPDQAWRQLKAHPNAKFASLALLADVVARRTKCLGPRVEMSPMPTSPAPTTSAPVSVPVAAHPISPRPHQPMLGSPDMPSTQQKRRNIEVETSAVRDALKLLDEATPAPSPEPDRKLKRRRIERVL